A part of Numida meleagris isolate 19003 breed g44 Domestic line chromosome 27, NumMel1.0, whole genome shotgun sequence genomic DNA contains:
- the IL12RB1 gene encoding interleukin-12 receptor subunit beta-1 isoform X2 yields the protein MWSHGGTGGGPAGRWEQEHRQPPAPSPSPWPRVKQAPLPRAPTSPGVTPCLQVPPIPPPGSPASGAAAPAPSPAPGHPTAPPAAPPTSSCSGESGALCPTRSTQGTLGDVGDTVPPPCTTGERFPRSYVSRQLCQRHDAGTATVHILKQHDVYIHTNATAWVEGRWGQHLERSPNITLHLGEAVKLDPPPDGTPFAKANGRLQLWLPRPQCHHEEQPPPRRQARFRRVGDGGWTQVTCETGKGVDGEDDPGLFHPMGCWGSGWGDKHSLGGGLLTTADPVCCELGGTAAFEVQLRHRTQHWSSHWSDWSASIFIPEEILESPKLNFNLGQLGRNGQRLLQLGWQRAREAQGEVTYTLRARMPACGCAEEEEVVLGPEETEYNLTLCGAAYDIMLTATNAAGTSPAWRLHVLAEQDTGSQKGHRKDEAPWPSTTLTSPLPVFCHRAQLPGHQLGGRHGDGALGGADPRLHLLLRTAAGARNPTARALRAGGVPRAQLPGADRHGSSPSPAPSRWLQPRGDGAAPHAGPLEAPACYWLAVHGRSVEQDWATFAQQHHFVGNTSLAASVRINASADAAVLRWEPSPRAACPGALLGYHVCHAAEGDNVTREWWHHRRDKMGDSGRGALGAAARALSLTDGEVNASASHYALRDLKPGTAYRVGIQEMAAGGGGTCSARWHFQTTAPGVGAAVWSSNLKYLGISLGLPAAALIYQLSKKRLHGMLFPPLPKPTGSEALRFSASEMSQVSCNVHPGMSRVAETSQHSVPSPQQDKPWKSFVEPSEQLSPGELLVMELSSEKEAATSTQPHTPQLSSKEPTELLQPCCEMELPFAYRRQEVPDPEPAGSGGVPTCGPTAAEEGGVGSWGLSQALVPLVLLKPITPQDQEDVGLLQDKVVP from the exons ATGTGGAGTCACGGTGGCACCGGGGGAGGCCCTGCAGGGCGCTGGGAGCAGGAGCACCGCCAGCCCCCggccccctccccatccccatggccCCGGGTCAAGCAAGCTCCATTACCCCGAGCCCCCACGAGCCCAGGTGTGACTCCCTGCCTGCAGGTGCCCCCGATCCCCCCCCCGGGCTCTCCTGCTTCAGGCGCTGCAGCTCCGGCCCCTTCACCTGCTCCTGGCCACCCCACGGCCCCTCCGGCAGCACCACCTACGTCCTCGTGCTCTGGTGAGTCGGGGGCACTGTGCCCCACCAGGAGCACACAGGGGACACTCGGGGACGTAGGGGACACGGTGCCGCCGCCGTGCACCACGGGTGAGCGCTTTCCCCGCAGCTACGTGAGCCGGCAGCTGTGCCAGCGGCACGATGCGGGCACCGCCACGGTGCACATCCTGAAGCAGCACGATGTCTACATCCACACCAACGCCACGGCCTGGGTGGAGGGGCGATGGGGACAGCACCTGGAGCGCAGCCCCAACATCACGCTGCACCTCGGAGAGGCCG TGAAGCTGGATCCCCCCCCCGACGGGACGCCCTTCGCTAAGGCCAATGGGCGCCTGCAGCTGTGGCTGCCGCGGCCGCAGTGTCACCATGAGGAGCAGCCGCCGCCACGCAGGCAGGCTCGATTCCGCCGGGTGGGTGACGGCGGCTGGACGCAG GTGACGTGTGAGACAGGGAAGGGTGTGGATGGAGAGGATGACCCAGGTCTGTTTCACCCCATGGGATGCTGGGGGTCAGGGTGGGGGGACAAACACAGCCTGGGGGGGGGTCTCCTCACCACCGCTGACCCGGTGTGCTGCGAGCTGGGGGGAACCGCTGCCTTTGAGGTGCAGCTCCGGCACAGGACGCAGCACTGGAGCAGCCACTGGAGTGACTGGAGCGCATCCATCTTCATCCCCGAGG AGATCCTGGAGAGCCCTAAGTTGAACTTCAACCTGGGACAACTCGGGAGAAAtgggcagaggctgctgcagctgggctggcag CGCGCCCGAGAGGCACAGGGGGAAGTCACCTACACGCTGCGTGCCCGCATGCCGGCGTGCGGCTGTGCCGAGGAGGAAGAGGTGGTGCTGGGGCCGGAGGAGACAGAATACAACCTCACACTCTGCGGGGCCGCGTACGACATCATGCTGACAGCCACCAACGCTGCCGGAACCAGCCCTGCGTGGCGGCTGCATGTGCTGGCGGAGCAGGACACAGGTAGCCAAAAGGGCCACAGAAAGGACGAGGCTCCTTGGCCCAGCACCACCCtcacctctcctctccctgtgtTTTGCCACAGAGCTCAGCTTCCAGGACATCAGCTCGGTGGGCGGCACGGTGACGGCGCGCTGGGAGGCGCTGACCCACGGCTTCACCTTCTGCTCCGAACGGCAGCGGGTGCCAGGAACCCCACAGCCAGGGCACTGCGTGCAGGGGGAGTTCCTCGCGCACAGCTCCCAGGAGCAGACAGGCACGGCAGCTCCCCGAGCCCCGCGCCCTCCCGCTGGCTGCAGCCACGCGGTGACGGTGCTGCTCCCCATGCAGGGCCGCTGGAAGCGCCGGCGTGTTACTGGCTCGCCGTGCACGGCCGCAGCGTGGAGCAGGACTGGGCCACCTTCGCTCAGCAGCATCACTTTGTCGGCAACA CCTCTTTGGCCGCCTCTGTCCGCATCAACGCCAGCGCCGATGCCGCCGTGCTGCGCTGGGAGCCGTCCCCGCGCGCCGCCTGCCCCGGGGCGCTGCTGGGGTACCACGTGTGCCACGCGGCCGAAGGGGACAACGTGACACGTGAGTGGTGGCATCACCGCCGGGACAAGATGGGGGACAGCGGGAGGGGGGCTCTGGGCGCTGCTGCCCGCGCGCTGTCACTTACAGATGGTGAAGTGAACGCGTCGGCATCGCACTACGCACTGCGAGACCTGAAACCGGGCACCGCCTACAGGGTGGGCATCCAGGAGATGGCAGCGGGTGGCGGGGGCACCTGCAGCGCCCGGTGGCACTTCCAGACCACGGCACCGG GTGTCGGGGCAGCGGTGTGGAGCTCCAACCTGAAGTATCTGGGCATCTCACTGGGGCTCCCTGCCGCCGCCCTCATCTACCAGCTGAGCAAGAAGAG GCTCCACGGGATGCTCTTCCCTCCCCTGCCCAAGCCTACGGGCAGTGAAGCGCTTCGGTTCTCAGCCAGCGAGATGAGCCAGGTGAGCTGCAACGTGCACCCTGGGATGAGCCGTGTGGCCGAGACCTCCCAGCACAGCGTTCCTTCTCCCCAACAGGACAAGCCCTGGAAAAGCTTCGTGGAGccctcagagcagctcagccctggggagctgctggtgaTGGAGCTGAGCTCTGAAAAGGAGGCGGccaccagcacacagccccacacaccACAGCTCAGCTCCAAAGAACCAACAGAGCTACTGCAGCCATGCTGCGAGATGGAGCTGCCCTTCGCATACCGGCGGCAGGAGGTGCCAGACCCAGAGCCAGCAGGGTCAGGGGGGGTCCCCACCTGCggccccacagctgcagaggaggggGGTGTgggcagctgggggctgagccAGGCGCTGGTGCCTCTTGTGCTGCTCAAACCCATCACCCCACAGGACCAGGAggatgtggggctgctgcaggacaagGTGGTGCCTTAG
- the IL12RB1 gene encoding interleukin-12 receptor subunit beta-1 isoform X1 → MWSHGGTGGGPAGRWEQEHRQPPAPSPSPWPRVKQAPLPRAPTSPGVTPCLQVPPIPPPGSPASGAAAPAPSPAPGHPTAPPAAPPTSSCSGESGALCPTRSTQGTLGDVGDTVPPPCTTGERFPRSYVSRQLCQRHDAGTATVHILKQHDVYIHTNATAWVEGRWGQHLERSPNITLHLGEAVKLDPPPDGTPFAKANGRLQLWLPRPQCHHEEQPPPRRQARFRRVGDGGWTQVTCETGKGVDGEDDPGLFHPMGCWGSGWGDKHSLGGGLLTTADPVCCELGGTAAFEVQLRHRTQHWSSHWSDWSASIFIPEEILESPKLNFNLGQLGRNGQRLLQLGWQRAREAQGEVTYTLRARMPACGCAEEEEVVLGPEETEYNLTLCGAAYDIMLTATNAAGTSPAWRLHVLAEQDTELSFQDISSVGGTVTARWEALTHGFTFCSERQRVPGTPQPGHCVQGEFLAHSSQEQTGTAAPRAPRPPAGCSHAVTVLLPMQGRWKRRRVTGSPCTAAAWSRTGPPSLSSITLSATVRRDRGHHNPQCGTEGRTDPQRPLPPRAASLAASVRINASADAAVLRWEPSPRAACPGALLGYHVCHAAEGDNVTREWWHHRRDKMGDSGRGALGAAARALSLTDGEVNASASHYALRDLKPGTAYRVGIQEMAAGGGGTCSARWHFQTTAPGVGAAVWSSNLKYLGISLGLPAAALIYQLSKKRLHGMLFPPLPKPTGSEALRFSASEMSQVSCNVHPGMSRVAETSQHSVPSPQQDKPWKSFVEPSEQLSPGELLVMELSSEKEAATSTQPHTPQLSSKEPTELLQPCCEMELPFAYRRQEVPDPEPAGSGGVPTCGPTAAEEGGVGSWGLSQALVPLVLLKPITPQDQEDVGLLQDKVVP, encoded by the exons ATGTGGAGTCACGGTGGCACCGGGGGAGGCCCTGCAGGGCGCTGGGAGCAGGAGCACCGCCAGCCCCCggccccctccccatccccatggccCCGGGTCAAGCAAGCTCCATTACCCCGAGCCCCCACGAGCCCAGGTGTGACTCCCTGCCTGCAGGTGCCCCCGATCCCCCCCCCGGGCTCTCCTGCTTCAGGCGCTGCAGCTCCGGCCCCTTCACCTGCTCCTGGCCACCCCACGGCCCCTCCGGCAGCACCACCTACGTCCTCGTGCTCTGGTGAGTCGGGGGCACTGTGCCCCACCAGGAGCACACAGGGGACACTCGGGGACGTAGGGGACACGGTGCCGCCGCCGTGCACCACGGGTGAGCGCTTTCCCCGCAGCTACGTGAGCCGGCAGCTGTGCCAGCGGCACGATGCGGGCACCGCCACGGTGCACATCCTGAAGCAGCACGATGTCTACATCCACACCAACGCCACGGCCTGGGTGGAGGGGCGATGGGGACAGCACCTGGAGCGCAGCCCCAACATCACGCTGCACCTCGGAGAGGCCG TGAAGCTGGATCCCCCCCCCGACGGGACGCCCTTCGCTAAGGCCAATGGGCGCCTGCAGCTGTGGCTGCCGCGGCCGCAGTGTCACCATGAGGAGCAGCCGCCGCCACGCAGGCAGGCTCGATTCCGCCGGGTGGGTGACGGCGGCTGGACGCAG GTGACGTGTGAGACAGGGAAGGGTGTGGATGGAGAGGATGACCCAGGTCTGTTTCACCCCATGGGATGCTGGGGGTCAGGGTGGGGGGACAAACACAGCCTGGGGGGGGGTCTCCTCACCACCGCTGACCCGGTGTGCTGCGAGCTGGGGGGAACCGCTGCCTTTGAGGTGCAGCTCCGGCACAGGACGCAGCACTGGAGCAGCCACTGGAGTGACTGGAGCGCATCCATCTTCATCCCCGAGG AGATCCTGGAGAGCCCTAAGTTGAACTTCAACCTGGGACAACTCGGGAGAAAtgggcagaggctgctgcagctgggctggcag CGCGCCCGAGAGGCACAGGGGGAAGTCACCTACACGCTGCGTGCCCGCATGCCGGCGTGCGGCTGTGCCGAGGAGGAAGAGGTGGTGCTGGGGCCGGAGGAGACAGAATACAACCTCACACTCTGCGGGGCCGCGTACGACATCATGCTGACAGCCACCAACGCTGCCGGAACCAGCCCTGCGTGGCGGCTGCATGTGCTGGCGGAGCAGGACACAG AGCTCAGCTTCCAGGACATCAGCTCGGTGGGCGGCACGGTGACGGCGCGCTGGGAGGCGCTGACCCACGGCTTCACCTTCTGCTCCGAACGGCAGCGGGTGCCAGGAACCCCACAGCCAGGGCACTGCGTGCAGGGGGAGTTCCTCGCGCACAGCTCCCAGGAGCAGACAGGCACGGCAGCTCCCCGAGCCCCGCGCCCTCCCGCTGGCTGCAGCCACGCGGTGACGGTGCTGCTCCCCATGCAGGGCCGCTGGAAGCGCCGGCGTGTTACTGGCTCGCCGTGCACGGCCGCAGCGTGGAGCAGGACTGGGCCACCTTCGCTCAGCAGCATCACTTTGTCGGCAACAGTACGTAGGGACCGGGGACATCACAACCCCCAGTGCGGCACAGAGGGCCGGACGGACCCTCAACGGCCGCTCCCACCCCGTGCAGCCTCTTTGGCCGCCTCTGTCCGCATCAACGCCAGCGCCGATGCCGCCGTGCTGCGCTGGGAGCCGTCCCCGCGCGCCGCCTGCCCCGGGGCGCTGCTGGGGTACCACGTGTGCCACGCGGCCGAAGGGGACAACGTGACACGTGAGTGGTGGCATCACCGCCGGGACAAGATGGGGGACAGCGGGAGGGGGGCTCTGGGCGCTGCTGCCCGCGCGCTGTCACTTACAGATGGTGAAGTGAACGCGTCGGCATCGCACTACGCACTGCGAGACCTGAAACCGGGCACCGCCTACAGGGTGGGCATCCAGGAGATGGCAGCGGGTGGCGGGGGCACCTGCAGCGCCCGGTGGCACTTCCAGACCACGGCACCGG GTGTCGGGGCAGCGGTGTGGAGCTCCAACCTGAAGTATCTGGGCATCTCACTGGGGCTCCCTGCCGCCGCCCTCATCTACCAGCTGAGCAAGAAGAG GCTCCACGGGATGCTCTTCCCTCCCCTGCCCAAGCCTACGGGCAGTGAAGCGCTTCGGTTCTCAGCCAGCGAGATGAGCCAGGTGAGCTGCAACGTGCACCCTGGGATGAGCCGTGTGGCCGAGACCTCCCAGCACAGCGTTCCTTCTCCCCAACAGGACAAGCCCTGGAAAAGCTTCGTGGAGccctcagagcagctcagccctggggagctgctggtgaTGGAGCTGAGCTCTGAAAAGGAGGCGGccaccagcacacagccccacacaccACAGCTCAGCTCCAAAGAACCAACAGAGCTACTGCAGCCATGCTGCGAGATGGAGCTGCCCTTCGCATACCGGCGGCAGGAGGTGCCAGACCCAGAGCCAGCAGGGTCAGGGGGGGTCCCCACCTGCggccccacagctgcagaggaggggGGTGTgggcagctgggggctgagccAGGCGCTGGTGCCTCTTGTGCTGCTCAAACCCATCACCCCACAGGACCAGGAggatgtggggctgctgcaggacaagGTGGTGCCTTAG
- the IL12RB1 gene encoding interleukin-12 receptor subunit beta-1 isoform X4 — translation MWSHGGTGGGPAGRWEQEHRQPPAPSPSPWPRVKQAPLPRAPTSPGVTPCLQVPPIPPPGSPASGAAAPAPSPAPGHPTAPPAAPPTSSCSGESGALCPTRSTQGTLGDVGDTVPPPCTTGERFPRSYVSRQLCQRHDAGTATVHILKQHDVYIHTNATAWVEGRWGQHLERSPNITLHLGEAVKLDPPPDGTPFAKANGRLQLWLPRPQCHHEEQPPPRRQARFRRVGDGGWTQVTCETGKGVDGEDDPGLFHPMGCWGSGWGDKHSLGGGLLTTADPVCCELGGTAAFEVQLRHRTQHWSSHWSDWSASIFIPEEILESPKLNFNLGQLGRNGQRLLQLGWQRAREAQGEVTYTLRARMPACGCAEEEEVVLGPEETEYNLTLCGAAYDIMLTATNAAGTSPAWRLHVLAEQDTELSFQDISSVGGTVTARWEALTHGFTFCSERQRVPGTPQPGHCVQGEFLAHSSQEQTGTAAPRAPRPPAGCSHAVTVLLPMQGRWKRRRVTGSPCTAAAWSRTGPPSLSSITLSATVRRDRGHHNPQCGTEGRTDPQRPLPPRAASLAASVRINASADAAVLRWEPSPRAACPGALLGYHVCHAAEGDNVTREWWHHRRDKMGDSGRGALGAAARALSLTDGEVNASASHYALRDLKPGTAYRVGIQEMAAGGGGTCSARWHFQTTAPGVGAAVWSSNLKYLGISLGLPAAALIYQLSKKRLHGMLFPPLPKPTGSEALRFSASEMSQDKPWKSFVEPSEQLSPGELLVMELSSEKEAATSTQPHTPQLSSKEPTELLQPCCEMELPFAYRRQEVPDPEPAGSGGVPTCGPTAAEEGGVGSWGLSQALVPLVLLKPITPQDQEDVGLLQDKVVP, via the exons ATGTGGAGTCACGGTGGCACCGGGGGAGGCCCTGCAGGGCGCTGGGAGCAGGAGCACCGCCAGCCCCCggccccctccccatccccatggccCCGGGTCAAGCAAGCTCCATTACCCCGAGCCCCCACGAGCCCAGGTGTGACTCCCTGCCTGCAGGTGCCCCCGATCCCCCCCCCGGGCTCTCCTGCTTCAGGCGCTGCAGCTCCGGCCCCTTCACCTGCTCCTGGCCACCCCACGGCCCCTCCGGCAGCACCACCTACGTCCTCGTGCTCTGGTGAGTCGGGGGCACTGTGCCCCACCAGGAGCACACAGGGGACACTCGGGGACGTAGGGGACACGGTGCCGCCGCCGTGCACCACGGGTGAGCGCTTTCCCCGCAGCTACGTGAGCCGGCAGCTGTGCCAGCGGCACGATGCGGGCACCGCCACGGTGCACATCCTGAAGCAGCACGATGTCTACATCCACACCAACGCCACGGCCTGGGTGGAGGGGCGATGGGGACAGCACCTGGAGCGCAGCCCCAACATCACGCTGCACCTCGGAGAGGCCG TGAAGCTGGATCCCCCCCCCGACGGGACGCCCTTCGCTAAGGCCAATGGGCGCCTGCAGCTGTGGCTGCCGCGGCCGCAGTGTCACCATGAGGAGCAGCCGCCGCCACGCAGGCAGGCTCGATTCCGCCGGGTGGGTGACGGCGGCTGGACGCAG GTGACGTGTGAGACAGGGAAGGGTGTGGATGGAGAGGATGACCCAGGTCTGTTTCACCCCATGGGATGCTGGGGGTCAGGGTGGGGGGACAAACACAGCCTGGGGGGGGGTCTCCTCACCACCGCTGACCCGGTGTGCTGCGAGCTGGGGGGAACCGCTGCCTTTGAGGTGCAGCTCCGGCACAGGACGCAGCACTGGAGCAGCCACTGGAGTGACTGGAGCGCATCCATCTTCATCCCCGAGG AGATCCTGGAGAGCCCTAAGTTGAACTTCAACCTGGGACAACTCGGGAGAAAtgggcagaggctgctgcagctgggctggcag CGCGCCCGAGAGGCACAGGGGGAAGTCACCTACACGCTGCGTGCCCGCATGCCGGCGTGCGGCTGTGCCGAGGAGGAAGAGGTGGTGCTGGGGCCGGAGGAGACAGAATACAACCTCACACTCTGCGGGGCCGCGTACGACATCATGCTGACAGCCACCAACGCTGCCGGAACCAGCCCTGCGTGGCGGCTGCATGTGCTGGCGGAGCAGGACACAG AGCTCAGCTTCCAGGACATCAGCTCGGTGGGCGGCACGGTGACGGCGCGCTGGGAGGCGCTGACCCACGGCTTCACCTTCTGCTCCGAACGGCAGCGGGTGCCAGGAACCCCACAGCCAGGGCACTGCGTGCAGGGGGAGTTCCTCGCGCACAGCTCCCAGGAGCAGACAGGCACGGCAGCTCCCCGAGCCCCGCGCCCTCCCGCTGGCTGCAGCCACGCGGTGACGGTGCTGCTCCCCATGCAGGGCCGCTGGAAGCGCCGGCGTGTTACTGGCTCGCCGTGCACGGCCGCAGCGTGGAGCAGGACTGGGCCACCTTCGCTCAGCAGCATCACTTTGTCGGCAACAGTACGTAGGGACCGGGGACATCACAACCCCCAGTGCGGCACAGAGGGCCGGACGGACCCTCAACGGCCGCTCCCACCCCGTGCAGCCTCTTTGGCCGCCTCTGTCCGCATCAACGCCAGCGCCGATGCCGCCGTGCTGCGCTGGGAGCCGTCCCCGCGCGCCGCCTGCCCCGGGGCGCTGCTGGGGTACCACGTGTGCCACGCGGCCGAAGGGGACAACGTGACACGTGAGTGGTGGCATCACCGCCGGGACAAGATGGGGGACAGCGGGAGGGGGGCTCTGGGCGCTGCTGCCCGCGCGCTGTCACTTACAGATGGTGAAGTGAACGCGTCGGCATCGCACTACGCACTGCGAGACCTGAAACCGGGCACCGCCTACAGGGTGGGCATCCAGGAGATGGCAGCGGGTGGCGGGGGCACCTGCAGCGCCCGGTGGCACTTCCAGACCACGGCACCGG GTGTCGGGGCAGCGGTGTGGAGCTCCAACCTGAAGTATCTGGGCATCTCACTGGGGCTCCCTGCCGCCGCCCTCATCTACCAGCTGAGCAAGAAGAG GCTCCACGGGATGCTCTTCCCTCCCCTGCCCAAGCCTACGGGCAGTGAAGCGCTTCGGTTCTCAGCCAGCGAGATGAGCCAG GACAAGCCCTGGAAAAGCTTCGTGGAGccctcagagcagctcagccctggggagctgctggtgaTGGAGCTGAGCTCTGAAAAGGAGGCGGccaccagcacacagccccacacaccACAGCTCAGCTCCAAAGAACCAACAGAGCTACTGCAGCCATGCTGCGAGATGGAGCTGCCCTTCGCATACCGGCGGCAGGAGGTGCCAGACCCAGAGCCAGCAGGGTCAGGGGGGGTCCCCACCTGCggccccacagctgcagaggaggggGGTGTgggcagctgggggctgagccAGGCGCTGGTGCCTCTTGTGCTGCTCAAACCCATCACCCCACAGGACCAGGAggatgtggggctgctgcaggacaagGTGGTGCCTTAG